In one Kitasatospora cineracea genomic region, the following are encoded:
- a CDS encoding DinB family protein, translating to MTERTDTPPSWDARTQLTTFLDYARATARAKCEGLSPEDARRSPLPGSPLMTACGLINHLRWVEHFWLQVVFLGGEDDGPLVHATDEDPDPEMRTAVDFPLPQLLDEYEQQNAAHRRLVADHPLDTPAKQSIRDGRHPDLRWILLHLIEETSRHNGHLDILRELLDGSTGS from the coding sequence ATGACTGAGCGAACCGATACGCCGCCCTCCTGGGACGCGCGCACCCAGCTGACCACCTTCCTCGACTACGCCCGGGCCACCGCACGGGCCAAGTGCGAGGGCCTCTCCCCCGAGGACGCCCGCCGTTCCCCCCTGCCCGGCTCCCCCCTGATGACCGCCTGCGGGCTGATCAACCACCTGCGCTGGGTCGAGCACTTCTGGCTCCAGGTGGTCTTCCTCGGCGGCGAGGACGACGGCCCCCTGGTCCACGCCACCGACGAGGACCCCGACCCGGAGATGCGCACCGCGGTCGACTTCCCGCTCCCCCAGCTCCTCGACGAGTACGAGCAGCAGAACGCCGCCCACCGCCGCCTGGTCGCCGACCACCCCCTGGACACGCCCGCCAAGCAGTCCATCCGCGACGGCCGCCACCCCGACCTCCGCTGGATCCTCCTCCACCTCATCGAGGAGACCTCCCGCCACAACGGCCACCTCGACATCCTCCGCGAACTCCTCGACGGCAGCACCGGCTCCTGA
- a CDS encoding GNAT family N-acetyltransferase, translating into MALPDGMAVRPAAAEDAAAVCALLNQVDEIEIGRAETELDEVESELRGEGVDLAQDSWLLHDADGKLVGYGLVRDRSGGERIDLDQYLLPDQLAGGLHLFDLMEARAVELARRNGADRAVLHLLLNAEPTTDTGAMRDRGWRLARRHHALRRDVSPETDPLPEPPAGVRLRDCTQEADRRTAHRLHQRTFAEHYDFKPRSYEQWLADINADTVDWTRVWVAELDGHGDVAVLRTGVRLPTLAWAFNIGVLPEARGRGLGGYLLRHFFAVHAADGRAAVGLGVDTENATGAPELYRKHGMEVDFSVDTWALVLPTA; encoded by the coding sequence ATGGCACTCCCGGACGGTATGGCGGTGCGGCCCGCAGCGGCCGAGGACGCGGCGGCGGTCTGTGCGCTGCTGAACCAGGTGGACGAGATCGAGATCGGGCGGGCGGAGACCGAACTCGACGAGGTGGAGTCCGAACTCCGCGGCGAGGGCGTCGACTTGGCGCAGGACTCTTGGCTGCTGCACGACGCGGACGGGAAACTGGTCGGCTACGGGCTGGTCCGGGACCGCTCCGGCGGGGAGCGGATCGACCTCGACCAGTACCTGCTGCCGGACCAGCTCGCGGGCGGACTGCACCTGTTCGACCTGATGGAGGCCCGGGCCGTCGAGCTCGCCCGCCGCAACGGCGCCGACCGCGCCGTGCTGCACCTGCTGCTCAACGCCGAGCCCACCACCGACACCGGTGCGATGCGGGACCGCGGCTGGCGGCTGGCCCGCCGCCACCACGCCCTGCGGCGCGACGTCTCCCCGGAGACCGACCCGCTGCCCGAGCCCCCCGCCGGGGTGCGGCTGCGCGACTGCACGCAGGAGGCGGACCGCCGGACCGCCCACCGGCTGCACCAGCGGACCTTCGCCGAGCACTACGACTTCAAGCCCCGCAGCTACGAGCAGTGGCTGGCCGACATCAACGCCGACACGGTCGACTGGACCAGGGTGTGGGTCGCCGAACTCGACGGCCACGGCGACGTCGCCGTGCTGCGCACCGGCGTCCGACTGCCCACCCTGGCCTGGGCGTTCAACATCGGCGTGCTGCCCGAGGCGCGCGGCCGCGGCCTCGGCGGCTACCTGCTGCGGCACTTCTTCGCCGTGCACGCCGCCGACGGCCGGGCGGCCGTCGGCCTGGGCGTCGACACCGAGAACGCGACCGGCGCCCCGGAGCTGTACCGCAAGCACGGCATGGAGGTCGACTTCTCCGTCGACACCTGGGCGCTGGTGCTGCCCACCGCCTGA
- a CDS encoding ATP-binding cassette domain-containing protein, which translates to MTDLIPALRHLLTLAWQCDPRRLLRAAAMVAAGCLATPLIALCLKGLTTETLAGRGGSAVLLGLAAAALLVLELMMGHFAHLAYFELGDLGEVELQNRLVALAHGRPGLEDLDTPRFADTLALVRDDLPRTRASLEAALQLGGLAIQLGLTAVLLGLLDPWLLLLPLLGAVPVLAGNRAQRLLDTAKESAAPHQRLGRHLLDVATGHATAKEARLAGAAPFLLARHHREWQAGTRLLGRAHTRAAALRAGGQLCFALGYAAAIWLVVRQAQHGVSPLGDVILVITLAAQLSLQVGTAIQLLTVLQDAGRTAHRLDALKPLTPSDANKSDATSAPLVLTRGIRLEHVSFQYPGSTRRVLDDVTLDIPAGTALAVVGENGAGKSTLVKLLCGLYRPTGGRILVDGVDLAAADPADWQHRIATLFQDFARLELRLRDNTGIGDLDRIDDDAALSAALDAAEAAPVAAAVPGGLDGLIGRSYGDGVDLSGGQWQKLGLARALLRRDPLLLVLDEPASALDAAAEQTLFERFARLVADSRARTGAVSVLVSHRFSTVRMADLILVLEHGHLVQAGGHRELLDAGGLYAELYRLQARVYA; encoded by the coding sequence GTGACCGACCTGATCCCGGCCCTGCGCCACCTGCTGACCCTCGCCTGGCAGTGCGACCCGCGCCGGCTGCTGCGGGCCGCCGCCATGGTCGCGGCCGGCTGCCTGGCCACCCCGCTGATCGCCCTGTGCCTGAAGGGCCTGACCACCGAGACGCTGGCCGGGCGCGGCGGCAGCGCGGTGCTGCTCGGCCTGGCCGCCGCCGCCCTGCTGGTGCTCGAACTGATGATGGGCCACTTCGCGCACCTGGCCTACTTCGAGCTCGGCGACCTCGGCGAGGTCGAGCTGCAGAACCGGCTGGTCGCCCTCGCCCACGGCCGTCCCGGCCTGGAGGACCTGGACACCCCCCGGTTCGCCGACACCCTCGCGCTGGTCCGCGACGACCTGCCGCGGACCAGGGCCTCCCTCGAAGCGGCCCTTCAACTCGGCGGCCTGGCCATCCAGTTGGGGCTGACGGCGGTCCTGCTCGGCCTGCTCGACCCGTGGCTGCTGCTGCTCCCGCTGCTGGGCGCCGTCCCGGTGCTGGCCGGCAACCGGGCCCAGCGGCTGCTGGACACCGCCAAGGAGTCCGCCGCCCCGCACCAGCGCCTGGGCCGCCACCTGCTGGACGTCGCCACCGGCCACGCCACCGCCAAGGAGGCCCGGCTGGCCGGCGCCGCACCCTTCCTGCTGGCCCGCCACCACCGCGAGTGGCAGGCCGGCACCCGCCTGCTCGGCCGCGCCCACACCCGCGCCGCCGCCCTGCGCGCGGGCGGGCAGCTCTGCTTCGCGCTCGGCTACGCCGCCGCGATCTGGCTGGTGGTCCGACAGGCCCAGCACGGCGTCTCCCCGCTCGGCGACGTCATCCTGGTGATCACCCTGGCCGCCCAGCTCTCGCTCCAGGTCGGCACCGCGATCCAGCTGCTCACCGTCCTCCAGGACGCCGGCCGCACCGCCCACCGCCTGGACGCCCTGAAACCCCTAACTCCCTCCGATGCCAACAAGTCTGACGCCACGTCAGCTCCCCTCGTCCTGACCCGCGGCATCCGGCTCGAACACGTCAGCTTCCAGTACCCGGGCAGCACCCGCCGCGTCCTGGACGACGTCACGCTCGACATCCCGGCCGGCACCGCGCTCGCCGTGGTCGGCGAGAACGGCGCCGGGAAGAGCACCCTGGTCAAACTGCTCTGCGGCCTCTACCGGCCGACCGGCGGGCGGATCCTGGTCGACGGCGTCGACCTGGCCGCCGCCGACCCGGCCGACTGGCAGCACCGGATCGCCACCCTGTTCCAGGACTTCGCCCGCCTCGAACTGCGCCTGCGCGACAACACCGGCATCGGCGACCTCGACCGGATCGACGACGACGCGGCCCTGTCCGCCGCCCTGGACGCCGCCGAGGCCGCCCCGGTGGCCGCCGCCGTCCCCGGCGGGCTGGACGGCCTGATCGGGCGCAGCTACGGCGACGGCGTCGACCTGTCCGGCGGGCAGTGGCAGAAGCTCGGCCTGGCCCGGGCGCTGCTGCGCCGCGACCCGCTGCTGCTGGTCCTGGACGAGCCGGCCTCGGCACTGGACGCGGCGGCCGAACAGACCCTGTTCGAGCGGTTCGCCCGGCTGGTCGCCGACTCCCGGGCCCGGACCGGCGCGGTCAGCGTGCTGGTCTCGCACCGCTTCTCCACCGTCCGGATGGCCGATCTGATCCTGGTCCTGGAGCACGGCCACCTGGTCCAGGCCGGCGGCCACCGGGAACTGCTCGACGCCGGCGGCCTGTACGCGGAGCTGTACCGCCTCCAGGCCCGGGTGTACGCCTGA
- a CDS encoding ABC transporter ATP-binding protein — protein MPSSAPPPTPAATPPGLPERLRRRVRHRLAAARLLRLLHPALLAGASALHLAVGLLPIGFIAATSHLIAALPAARTGGGGPTAALLIAAAAAFVLQQALAPFQALAGELVARRVDGVRIADLMACALDGLDSADLEEQDVLDLLAEARGGFDRLSPTPGEAAAGTLALLARYAQLLGAATVVGIALGWLPALLVTAAALVIRAGQRGALSRFGAARATMTGRRRRLAYLRKAATGTGIAKEARMLGLVPWLRERHTAEARRYLEPLWATRRRLLFRPFLGLAAVGLLGGGAALTLLARGGAAHTLTLLQLSAALQAVLVPMRFGVFFPESDMQTLYGLTADDALRTLEQRPAAEAPPVDAAPAEATPAGGAPAEAAPSGEAPTKAGPSGGAPAEAGPVAGTIRLEDVSFRYRPDGPDVLHHLDLELPPGRSTAVVGLNGAGKTTVVRLLARLREPTAGRITFGGTDLARRPVADWHRRIAVIFQDFARYELTAAENIALGRPALLTDRPALRAAADRAGVLGVLDALPNGLDTVLSSHYRGGSDLSGGQWQRVALARAMLALADGASLLVLDEPTAQLDVRAEAAFFDRFLEITRGVTSVIIAHRFSSVRRADHIVVLADGRVAESGTHDELLALDGEYARLFRAQAERFTADAAPDATPHATPDASTGHAADPAALDAPPAEEALR, from the coding sequence GTGCCCTCTTCCGCTCCCCCACCCACGCCCGCCGCCACGCCGCCCGGCCTGCCGGAACGGCTGCGCCGGCGCGTCCGGCACCGGCTGGCCGCCGCCCGGCTGCTGCGCCTGCTGCACCCGGCCCTGCTGGCCGGGGCGAGCGCGCTGCACCTGGCCGTCGGCCTGCTACCGATCGGCTTCATCGCCGCCACCAGCCACCTGATCGCCGCCCTGCCCGCCGCCCGCACCGGCGGCGGCGGGCCGACCGCCGCACTGCTGATCGCCGCCGCCGCCGCGTTCGTCCTCCAGCAGGCGCTCGCCCCCTTCCAGGCGCTGGCCGGCGAGCTGGTGGCCCGCCGGGTCGACGGCGTCCGGATCGCCGACCTGATGGCCTGCGCGCTGGACGGCCTGGACAGCGCCGACCTGGAGGAGCAGGACGTCCTCGACCTGCTCGCCGAGGCCCGCGGCGGCTTCGACCGCCTCTCGCCCACCCCCGGCGAGGCCGCCGCCGGCACCCTGGCCCTGCTCGCCCGCTACGCCCAACTACTGGGCGCGGCAACCGTGGTGGGCATCGCCCTGGGCTGGCTCCCGGCCCTGCTGGTGACCGCCGCCGCGCTGGTCATCCGGGCCGGGCAGCGCGGCGCGCTGAGCCGCTTCGGCGCGGCCCGCGCCACCATGACCGGCCGCCGCCGACGCCTGGCCTACCTGCGCAAGGCCGCCACCGGCACCGGCATCGCCAAGGAGGCCCGGATGCTCGGCCTGGTCCCCTGGCTGCGCGAACGGCACACCGCCGAGGCCCGCCGCTACCTCGAACCGCTCTGGGCCACCCGCCGCCGCCTGCTGTTCCGCCCCTTCCTCGGCCTGGCCGCGGTCGGCCTGCTCGGCGGCGGCGCCGCCCTCACCCTGCTCGCCCGCGGCGGCGCCGCCCACACCCTGACGCTGCTCCAGCTCTCCGCCGCCCTGCAGGCCGTGCTGGTGCCGATGCGGTTCGGCGTGTTCTTCCCCGAGAGCGACATGCAGACCCTGTACGGACTCACCGCCGACGACGCCCTGCGCACCCTCGAACAGCGGCCCGCCGCCGAGGCCCCTCCGGTGGACGCGGCACCCGCCGAAGCGACGCCCGCCGGTGGAGCACCCGCCGAAGCGGCGCCCAGCGGCGAAGCGCCCACCAAAGCGGGGCCCAGCGGTGGAGCACCCGCCGAAGCGGGGCCCGTCGCCGGGACGATCCGGCTGGAGGACGTCTCCTTCCGCTACCGCCCCGACGGCCCCGACGTGCTGCACCACCTCGACCTCGAACTGCCGCCCGGCCGCTCCACCGCCGTGGTCGGCCTGAACGGCGCGGGCAAGACCACCGTGGTGCGGCTGCTCGCCCGGCTGCGCGAACCCACCGCCGGACGGATCACCTTCGGCGGCACCGACCTGGCCCGCCGCCCGGTCGCCGACTGGCACCGGCGGATCGCGGTGATCTTCCAGGACTTCGCCCGCTACGAACTCACCGCCGCCGAGAACATCGCCCTCGGCCGCCCCGCCCTGCTCACCGACCGGCCCGCCCTGCGGGCCGCCGCCGACCGGGCCGGCGTCCTCGGCGTGCTCGACGCGCTGCCGAACGGCCTGGACACCGTGCTCAGTTCGCACTACCGGGGCGGCAGCGACCTGTCCGGCGGGCAGTGGCAGCGGGTCGCCCTGGCCCGCGCCATGCTGGCCCTCGCCGACGGCGCCTCGCTGCTCGTCCTGGACGAGCCCACCGCCCAGCTCGACGTCCGCGCCGAGGCCGCGTTCTTCGACCGCTTCCTCGAGATCACCCGCGGCGTCACCAGCGTCATCATCGCGCACCGCTTCTCCAGCGTCCGGCGCGCCGACCACATCGTCGTCCTCGCCGACGGCCGGGTCGCCGAGTCCGGCACCCACGACGAACTGCTGGCCCTGGACGGCGAGTACGCCCGCCTGTTCCGCGCCCAGGCCGAACGTTTCACCGCCGACGCCGCGCCCGACGCCACGCCCCACGCCACGCCCGACGCCTCGACCGGCCACGCCGCCGACCCCGCTGCCCTGGACGCCCCGCCCGCCGAGGAGGCCCTGCGGTGA
- a CDS encoding condensation domain-containing protein, which yields MESVDTRTVAYRGARTGTAPMTWGQCAIWKSIRWLGDGAHYFNIRRIVQLPDNTSQLQVDEALAALLGRHEALRTTFHEDADGRRQHVTDTGTLRYAVVDAAPGTGADTAARIAGELVARTFRHAEEIPFRCALVRDGGRPAHLVLVFSHLGVDFWSVRELVEEARELLAGQHRPAPDWQPLDQAGYESEGEGARRGAAAVEYWRRTLEKTPPALFPPVDDQGRPERFVRLGMDSPAAAVAATAIAERCQVSTGTVLLAATAAVLGAWTGHPVVPLQLIAVNRHDERTRRLVAAMAENALFSLDVGAGTFDQAVKRAFLAGMNAYRHAHYDPIAVDEVLDAAKERNGGVLQLGHFFNDKRMHDRWEDLPDVPATPEGLAPLTEKTRVFHVGSWERQDALFFVHTTYAPDTALLYLMADTELVPRQDVERVLRAFETLLVAGAAEPVELAAVTFDR from the coding sequence GTGGAGAGCGTTGACACCCGTACGGTGGCCTACCGCGGTGCCCGGACCGGCACCGCGCCCATGACCTGGGGCCAGTGCGCGATCTGGAAGTCCATCCGCTGGCTGGGCGACGGCGCCCACTACTTCAACATCCGCCGGATCGTCCAACTTCCTGACAACACAAGCCAGTTGCAGGTGGACGAGGCGCTCGCCGCGCTGCTGGGGCGGCACGAGGCGCTGCGCACCACCTTCCACGAGGATGCCGACGGCCGCCGCCAGCACGTCACCGACACCGGCACCCTGCGCTACGCCGTGGTCGACGCCGCGCCCGGCACCGGCGCCGACACCGCCGCCCGGATCGCCGGAGAACTGGTCGCCCGCACCTTCCGGCACGCCGAGGAGATCCCGTTCCGCTGCGCCCTGGTGCGCGACGGCGGTCGGCCCGCCCACCTGGTGCTGGTCTTCTCCCACCTCGGCGTGGACTTCTGGTCGGTGCGCGAACTCGTCGAGGAAGCAAGGGAGTTGCTCGCCGGACAGCACCGTCCCGCCCCGGACTGGCAGCCGCTCGACCAGGCCGGGTACGAGAGCGAGGGAGAGGGCGCCCGGCGCGGCGCCGCCGCCGTCGAGTACTGGCGGCGCACCCTGGAGAAGACCCCGCCCGCGCTGTTCCCGCCGGTCGACGACCAGGGCCGCCCCGAGCGCTTCGTCCGCCTCGGCATGGACTCCCCGGCCGCCGCCGTCGCCGCCACCGCGATCGCCGAGCGCTGTCAGGTCTCCACCGGCACCGTGCTGCTCGCCGCCACCGCCGCGGTGCTCGGCGCCTGGACCGGCCACCCCGTCGTCCCGCTGCAGCTGATCGCCGTCAACCGGCACGACGAGCGGACCCGCCGGCTGGTCGCCGCGATGGCCGAGAACGCCCTGTTCTCGCTCGACGTCGGCGCCGGCACCTTCGACCAGGCCGTCAAGCGCGCCTTCCTGGCCGGCATGAACGCCTACCGGCACGCCCACTACGACCCGATCGCCGTCGACGAGGTGCTGGACGCCGCCAAGGAGCGCAACGGCGGCGTGCTGCAACTCGGCCACTTCTTCAACGACAAGCGGATGCACGACCGCTGGGAGGACCTGCCGGACGTCCCCGCCACCCCCGAGGGCCTGGCGCCGCTCACCGAGAAGACCCGGGTCTTCCACGTCGGCTCCTGGGAGCGGCAGGACGCGCTGTTCTTCGTCCACACCACCTACGCGCCCGACACCGCCCTGCTGTACCTGATGGCCGACACCGAACTCGTCCCCCGCCAGGACGTCGAACGGGTGCTGCGCGCCTTCGAGACCCTGCTGGTGGCCGGCGCCGCCGAGCCCGTCGAGCTCGCCGCCGTCACCTTCGACCGCTGA
- a CDS encoding diiron oxygenase, whose amino-acid sequence MSTATAADAPVWDEEVAAAVTRLTAAAENEYYNPYQTFEWPERIPEGALWMSEDLLTVHGTAAAAELSREQYLALSKWESINFYSLNVHGIRELMQEVVRRIHAPGYEIPTPFFHHFLGEENEHMWFFAEFCLRYGGRLFPDRSMAFPGEKHSARLDNFVVFSRILIFEQIVDHFNSKMAADPALPDTIRAINRVHHQDESRHIAFGAQLVRALWQRLVEAGDERETAHGRQYVEKYLQSSIQQLYSVDAYRDAGIPDPLAFRARVIADPARQAAHAAITARTTAFYRRIGVLDAA is encoded by the coding sequence ATGAGCACCGCCACCGCCGCCGACGCGCCCGTCTGGGACGAGGAGGTCGCCGCCGCCGTCACCCGGCTGACCGCCGCCGCCGAGAACGAGTACTACAACCCGTACCAGACCTTCGAGTGGCCCGAGCGCATCCCCGAGGGCGCGCTGTGGATGAGCGAGGACCTGCTCACCGTCCACGGCACCGCCGCCGCGGCCGAGTTGAGCCGCGAGCAGTACCTGGCGCTGTCCAAGTGGGAGAGCATCAACTTCTACAGCCTCAACGTGCACGGCATCCGCGAACTGATGCAGGAGGTCGTCCGGCGCATCCACGCCCCCGGCTACGAGATCCCCACCCCGTTCTTCCACCACTTCCTCGGCGAGGAGAACGAACACATGTGGTTCTTCGCCGAGTTCTGCCTGCGCTACGGCGGCCGGCTGTTCCCCGACCGGTCGATGGCCTTCCCCGGCGAGAAGCACTCCGCGCGGCTCGACAACTTCGTGGTGTTCAGCCGGATCCTGATCTTCGAGCAGATCGTCGACCACTTCAACAGCAAGATGGCCGCCGACCCCGCGCTGCCCGACACCATCCGCGCCATCAACCGGGTCCACCACCAGGACGAGTCCCGGCACATCGCGTTCGGCGCCCAACTGGTGCGCGCCCTGTGGCAGCGCCTGGTCGAGGCCGGCGACGAGCGGGAGACCGCGCACGGCCGGCAGTACGTCGAGAAGTACCTCCAGTCGTCCATCCAGCAGCTCTACAGCGTCGACGCCTACCGCGACGCCGGCATCCCCGACCCGCTGGCCTTCCGCGCCCGCGTCATCGCCGACCCCGCCCGGCAGGCCGCGCACGCCGCCATCACCGCCCGCACCACCGCGTTCTACCGCCGCATCGGCGTGCTCGACGCGGCCTGA
- a CDS encoding NAD(P)H-dependent flavin oxidoreductase has translation MRAADAAAGAAAAAVGAAALGVELPLVQAGMGGIAGPALAAAVSDAGALGTVALYKSDRALAAALVEQTAARTPRTFGVNVIPEVADRLLDQQLDAVLDRADRQLTVNSYGLPPQSFAERVRAAGHRLLIQAGSHRDARTAAALGAHAVTVQGTEAGGHHLGGQPLAELLAELRADPAFDLPVFAAGAVGTGADLLRVLAAGAHGAMCGTLFVATAESAAHPDYRRDLVAAAPADTVVTDRFSIGWPGRTHRVLRSAVTDAPAPLPSALIAWTTVMGTRRPVPRGSAAAPTVEAEGRVGEMARYAGLGVGAITGVEPVAAVLARLREQYARALADAGVPDEARTPDEARTPDEARTPDGAR, from the coding sequence ATGCGCGCCGCTGACGCCGCTGCGGGTGCTGCGGCCGCCGCGGTGGGCGCGGCCGCGCTCGGCGTCGAACTCCCGCTGGTCCAGGCCGGGATGGGCGGCATCGCCGGGCCCGCCCTGGCCGCCGCCGTCAGCGACGCCGGGGCGCTCGGCACCGTCGCCCTCTACAAGAGCGACCGGGCCCTGGCCGCCGCCCTGGTCGAGCAGACCGCCGCCCGCACCCCCCGCACCTTCGGCGTCAACGTCATCCCCGAGGTCGCCGACCGGCTGCTCGACCAGCAGCTCGACGCCGTCCTCGATCGGGCCGACCGGCAGCTCACCGTCAACAGCTACGGCCTGCCGCCGCAGTCCTTCGCCGAACGGGTCCGGGCCGCCGGGCACCGGCTGCTGATCCAGGCCGGCAGCCACCGCGACGCCCGCACCGCCGCCGCGCTCGGCGCGCACGCCGTCACCGTCCAGGGCACCGAGGCCGGCGGCCACCACCTCGGCGGGCAGCCGCTCGCCGAACTGCTCGCCGAACTGCGCGCCGACCCCGCCTTCGACCTGCCGGTGTTCGCCGCCGGGGCCGTCGGCACCGGCGCCGACCTGCTGCGGGTGCTGGCCGCCGGGGCGCACGGGGCGATGTGCGGCACGCTGTTCGTCGCCACCGCCGAATCCGCCGCCCACCCCGACTACCGGCGCGACCTGGTCGCCGCCGCCCCCGCCGACACCGTCGTCACCGACCGCTTCTCGATCGGCTGGCCCGGCCGCACCCACCGGGTGCTGCGCAGCGCCGTCACCGACGCGCCCGCACCGCTGCCCTCCGCGCTGATCGCCTGGACCACCGTGATGGGCACCCGGCGCCCCGTCCCGCGCGGCTCCGCCGCCGCCCCCACCGTGGAGGCCGAGGGCCGGGTCGGCGAGATGGCCCGCTACGCCGGGCTCGGCGTCGGCGCGATCACCGGCGTCGAACCGGTCGCCGCGGTCCTGGCCCGGCTGCGCGAGCAGTACGCCCGGGCGCTGGCCGACGCCGGGGTGCCGGACGAGGCCCGGACGCCGGACGAGGCCCGGACGCCGGACGAGGCCCGGACGCCGGACGGGGCCCGGTGA
- a CDS encoding holo-ACP synthase has product MTGADTLRAALHRMLGDTPAGADPRVRVGVDLVHVPRAADLARRHGERWLADQFTPRERAQLAAATGTPEATLAGRLAAKEAFLKLLTPERELIPLRDIEVLRAPGGAPTVHPHAAALHRLRAQHLTHWSLSITHEGDWAVAVTAALASPTP; this is encoded by the coding sequence GTGACCGGCGCGGACACCCTGCGGGCGGCCCTGCACCGGATGCTCGGCGACACCCCCGCCGGGGCCGACCCCCGGGTGCGGGTCGGCGTCGACCTGGTGCACGTCCCCCGGGCTGCCGACCTGGCCCGGCGGCACGGCGAACGCTGGCTCGCCGACCAGTTCACCCCCCGCGAGCGCGCACAGCTCGCCGCCGCCACCGGCACCCCCGAGGCCACCCTCGCCGGACGCCTCGCCGCCAAGGAGGCGTTCCTCAAACTCCTCACCCCCGAGCGGGAGTTGATCCCGCTGCGGGACATCGAAGTACTCCGCGCCCCCGGCGGCGCCCCCACCGTCCACCCGCACGCCGCCGCCCTGCACCGGCTGCGCGCCCAGCACCTCACCCACTGGTCCCTCAGCATCACCCACGAGGGCGACTGGGCCGTCGCCGTCACCGCCGCCCTGGCCTCCCCCACCCCCTGA
- a CDS encoding acyl carrier protein, protein MQQIADWIQGKNPALGREVAPAEDLIEGRLIDSLDFLEFIYLLESVSGRPIDLAEVTVDDFRTLERIEERFLAPATPGGAA, encoded by the coding sequence ATGCAGCAGATCGCCGACTGGATCCAGGGCAAGAACCCCGCGCTCGGACGGGAGGTCGCGCCCGCCGAGGACCTCATCGAGGGGCGGCTGATCGACTCGCTGGACTTCCTGGAGTTCATCTACCTGCTGGAGAGCGTCTCCGGCCGCCCGATCGACCTCGCCGAGGTCACCGTCGACGACTTCCGGACGCTGGAGCGGATCGAGGAGCGCTTCCTCGCCCCGGCCACACCCGGCGGCGCCGCGTGA
- a CDS encoding class I SAM-dependent methyltransferase: protein MADTVYDASTAADYRAAREIPREGLTAWREAIAEHAPLRPGATVLDVGAGTGAFATAFRDWYGAHVIAVEPAPAMRELIPAGEGITVLDGRAERLPVPDAAADAAWLGSVVHHIGDLATAARELHRALRPGAPVLIRNAFPGRCDRDLRVRYFPETAAGIADYPSVERVTTAFAAAGFTRTALRSLPQRSAPTLAAFAAGLRRDADSKLRALPDDAWQAGLARLHRAAAERPAEPAVSWMDLLVLHRS from the coding sequence GTGGCCGACACCGTGTACGACGCCAGCACCGCCGCCGACTACCGGGCGGCCCGGGAGATCCCCCGCGAGGGCCTGACCGCCTGGCGGGAGGCGATCGCCGAGCACGCCCCGCTGCGCCCCGGCGCCACCGTCCTCGACGTCGGCGCGGGCACCGGCGCCTTCGCCACCGCGTTCCGCGACTGGTACGGCGCCCACGTCATCGCCGTCGAACCGGCCCCCGCCATGCGGGAGTTGATCCCCGCGGGCGAGGGCATCACGGTGCTGGACGGCCGGGCCGAACGGCTGCCCGTGCCGGACGCCGCCGCCGACGCCGCCTGGCTGGGCTCGGTGGTCCACCACATCGGCGACCTCGCCACCGCCGCCCGGGAACTGCACCGCGCGCTGCGCCCCGGCGCACCGGTGCTGATCCGCAACGCCTTCCCCGGGCGCTGCGATCGCGACCTGCGGGTGCGGTACTTCCCGGAGACCGCCGCCGGGATCGCCGACTACCCGAGCGTGGAGCGGGTCACCACCGCCTTCGCCGCGGCCGGCTTCACCCGCACCGCCCTGCGCTCCCTGCCGCAGCGCTCCGCCCCCACCCTGGCCGCCTTCGCCGCCGGCCTGCGCCGCGACGCCGACAGCAAACTGCGTGCTCTCCCCGACGACGCCTGGCAGGCGGGCCTGGCCCGGCTGCACCGGGCCGCCGCCGAACGGCCGGCCGAGCCGGCCGTCAGCTGGATGGACCTGCTGGTGCTGCACCGGAGTTGA